A region from the Leptospira venezuelensis genome encodes:
- a CDS encoding NADH-quinone oxidoreductase subunit J, which produces MVGIFDNPQLLLFFIFSGVLVAGALGVVFHPNPISSAVLLVLSFFALAGIYAVIGSVFVATMQVLVYAGAIMVLVVFVLMLLSLHDEGIAKLWNHPIKKVLVLSVVSLLAIVLIHSVREGIPNTEASPKGYSESGSYEYTLSESEEGKADVIAEGNTAVVGSSMFLDYLLPFEIVSILLLAAVLGAVILGKKNLGKKTEEGEP; this is translated from the coding sequence ATGGTAGGAATATTCGATAATCCTCAGCTTCTGCTCTTTTTTATATTCAGCGGAGTGTTAGTTGCAGGAGCCTTAGGAGTAGTCTTTCATCCGAATCCAATTAGCTCTGCTGTCTTACTTGTGCTTTCCTTTTTTGCGTTAGCTGGAATTTATGCGGTAATCGGTTCCGTCTTTGTGGCCACAATGCAAGTGTTAGTATATGCAGGCGCTATAATGGTGCTTGTAGTATTTGTTTTGATGCTTCTTTCTTTGCATGACGAAGGGATCGCAAAACTTTGGAATCATCCAATTAAAAAAGTTTTGGTTCTTTCCGTGGTATCATTGCTTGCAATCGTGTTGATCCATTCAGTGAGAGAAGGTATTCCAAATACGGAAGCCTCTCCCAAAGGATACTCTGAGTCGGGTTCTTACGAATATACTCTATCCGAATCGGAAGAAGGAAAAGCGGATGTAATCGCAGAAGGGAATACTGCTGTGGTGGGTAGTTCTATGTTCTTAGATTATCTTCTTCCTTTTGAAATAGTTTCCATATTACTTTTAGCCGCCGTACTCGGTGCAGTTATATTGGGGAAAAAGAATTTAGGTAAAAAAACAGAAGAAGGGGAGCCATGA
- the nuoL gene encoding NADH-quinone oxidoreductase subunit L: MSWEILIPVLVFSPLLGSVLNALFGRYWKGLSGSIGTLLSFVSFAASVFAYFQFHPLERQDAQIVTLFNWVEVGNFKADLAYQVDQLSLFMALIITGIGSLIHLYSIGYMKGNPSIGRFFSYLNLFVFFMLHLVLAENLVVLFFGWEGVGLCSYLLIGFDTHKENAAQASIKAFVTNRIADLAMIGGIALTYWLAGSVSFITISESLPQAKFLLNALPFVAICFFIGAMGKSAQFPFHVWLPDAMAGPTPVSALIHAATMVTAGLFLIARLNFIFILVPKVGFWIVCIGTFTAFFAATIGVYQNDIKKVLAYSTVSQLGYMFVAMGTGAYVAGLFHLLTHAFFKALLFLGSGSVIHGLSDEQDLRRMGGLKSQMKITWLTFLLGTLAIVGAPPFSGFFSKDLILEKAFYFHPVFFGMGIATAFLTTFYMFRLTFLAFTGKSRVSPNVHPHESPWTMTVPLVILAFGAAFSGYLLVPESLGGGIDFLERYFSPVFAKGLLYYSQQKGVLEVHHLSHQLELLLAGLSLGAILLGVGIYWFFFGKKEKLPIDESSYTGWRILPANKYFIDEIFKNVLIGPIFAFSEFLSEVVEKRLIDKVLTGTGKFSGGVSSLLRRIQTGTVVDYAFLIVLGTVLILSVFLWRGI, from the coding sequence ATGAGTTGGGAAATCCTTATACCGGTTTTAGTTTTTTCTCCTCTTCTTGGATCCGTACTAAACGCATTATTCGGAAGATATTGGAAAGGTCTTTCTGGTTCGATCGGAACCTTGCTCTCTTTTGTTTCCTTTGCTGCGAGTGTATTCGCTTATTTTCAGTTCCATCCTTTAGAAAGACAAGATGCTCAAATTGTAACTCTATTTAATTGGGTAGAAGTCGGAAATTTTAAAGCGGATCTTGCTTACCAAGTAGATCAACTTTCTCTTTTTATGGCATTGATCATAACAGGGATCGGAAGTTTGATCCATCTTTATTCGATTGGATACATGAAAGGAAATCCAAGCATCGGAAGATTTTTTTCTTATCTGAATTTGTTCGTATTCTTCATGCTCCATTTGGTTTTAGCGGAAAACTTGGTGGTCCTGTTTTTCGGTTGGGAAGGTGTGGGACTTTGTTCTTATCTTCTGATCGGCTTTGATACACATAAAGAAAATGCGGCGCAGGCAAGTATCAAGGCGTTCGTTACCAATAGGATAGCAGACTTGGCTATGATTGGGGGAATTGCTCTCACCTATTGGTTGGCAGGTTCCGTTTCTTTTATTACAATTTCAGAATCTTTGCCTCAGGCAAAGTTTTTGCTGAACGCACTTCCTTTTGTGGCGATTTGCTTTTTTATAGGTGCAATGGGCAAATCCGCTCAGTTCCCATTCCATGTTTGGTTACCAGATGCTATGGCTGGACCAACTCCAGTTTCTGCATTGATCCATGCCGCAACAATGGTGACTGCAGGATTATTCCTGATCGCGAGATTGAATTTTATTTTTATTTTAGTTCCTAAAGTAGGTTTTTGGATCGTTTGTATTGGAACATTCACAGCTTTTTTTGCGGCAACCATCGGCGTTTATCAAAACGATATCAAAAAAGTTTTAGCTTATTCCACTGTTTCTCAGTTAGGTTATATGTTTGTTGCAATGGGAACCGGCGCTTATGTGGCGGGACTTTTCCATTTACTGACTCACGCATTCTTTAAAGCACTCTTGTTTTTGGGATCCGGTTCCGTAATCCACGGATTATCTGATGAGCAGGATTTAAGAAGAATGGGAGGGCTCAAATCCCAGATGAAGATCACTTGGTTGACCTTTCTTTTGGGAACCTTAGCGATTGTAGGAGCTCCTCCATTTAGTGGGTTTTTCTCGAAAGATCTAATCTTAGAAAAAGCATTCTATTTTCATCCTGTATTCTTTGGAATGGGGATTGCTACTGCATTCTTAACAACATTTTACATGTTTCGCCTAACGTTTTTGGCATTTACTGGTAAGTCCAGAGTTTCTCCCAATGTGCATCCGCATGAATCTCCTTGGACCATGACAGTGCCATTAGTGATCCTGGCATTCGGTGCAGCATTTTCCGGATATTTATTGGTTCCTGAATCCTTGGGAGGCGGGATTGATTTCTTAGAGAGATACTTCTCTCCTGTTTTTGCAAAAGGATTATTGTATTATTCTCAGCAAAAAGGTGTTTTGGAAGTCCATCATTTAAGCCATCAGTTGGAACTCCTACTAGCTGGACTTTCTTTAGGAGCAATTCTATTAGGAGTTGGGATCTATTGGTTCTTCTTTGGTAAAAAAGAAAAATTACCTATAGATGAATCTTCTTATACCGGCTGGAGAATTCTTCCTGCAAATAAGTATTTCATAGATGAAATTTTCAAAAACGTTTTGATTGGGCCGATCTTTGCCTTCTCCGAATTCTTATCAGAAGTAGTGGAAAAACGTTTAATCGATAAAGTTTTGACTGGAACTGGAAAGTTCTCCGGGGGAGTATCTTCGCTACTGCGTAGAATCCAAACGGGAACCGTAGTAGATTACGCTTTTCTAATTGTTTTAGGGACCGTGTTGATCTTGTCCGTATTCTTATGGAGGGGAATCTAA
- the nuoK gene encoding NADH-quinone oxidoreductase subunit NuoK gives MNPGILKPTLAGIPVEYLLILSCIIFSIGVAGVLFRRSAVVIFMSIELMLNSVNLVFVVFSKSLHQVQGEVVVFFVMAIAAVEAAIGLALVVAIHRKKKTSFVDEMNLMKW, from the coding sequence ATGAATCCGGGAATTCTGAAACCAACTCTCGCGGGAATCCCCGTGGAATATCTGCTGATCCTTTCCTGTATCATTTTTTCTATCGGTGTTGCCGGTGTTTTATTCAGAAGAAGTGCTGTAGTCATCTTCATGAGTATAGAACTCATGTTAAACTCGGTAAACTTGGTATTTGTCGTTTTTTCAAAATCACTTCATCAGGTCCAGGGAGAAGTGGTGGTGTTTTTCGTGATGGCGATCGCAGCAGTAGAGGCAGCGATCGGTCTTGCCTTAGTGGTTGCAATTCATAGAAAGAAAAAGACCAGTTTCGTAGACGAAATGAATTTAATGAAATGGTAA
- the nuoH gene encoding NADH-quinone oxidoreductase subunit NuoH produces MDWNVVLLWLLKSALFFLVFITACAYYTLAERKVAGFIQDRKGPNRAGPLGLLQPLADGIKFLTKEEIFPKNVNRVMYLIAPAISMTCAIMAWAVVPLGGTVLLPEWLAKEIGSPYLDLQIANPDTGILFLFAISSLSVYGIILAGWSSNNKYSLIGGIRATAQMISYELPLGLSVAAIVILTGSLKLTDINDAQIGLWNIFKLPGFIAFSVFVVAMFAETNRLPFDLAEAESELVVGFHTEYGAFKFALFFIAEYMNMITMSCVVTILFFGGYHLPFGLLSGSIWQAWAGLGFFTLKVLFFAFLFMWVRWTLPRFRYDQLMTIGWKKMIPWAVANIIIASVYVGLDGFWKW; encoded by the coding sequence GTGGATTGGAATGTAGTTCTACTCTGGTTATTAAAGAGTGCACTTTTTTTCTTAGTGTTCATCACTGCTTGTGCATATTATACATTAGCAGAACGTAAAGTAGCCGGGTTTATTCAAGACAGAAAAGGTCCTAATCGTGCAGGTCCATTAGGTTTATTGCAACCTTTGGCGGATGGGATCAAGTTCTTAACTAAGGAAGAGATCTTTCCTAAAAATGTGAACAGGGTCATGTATTTGATCGCCCCTGCGATATCTATGACCTGTGCAATCATGGCTTGGGCGGTTGTTCCGTTAGGTGGAACGGTTCTTTTGCCAGAGTGGCTTGCAAAAGAAATCGGTTCTCCATATTTAGATCTGCAGATCGCAAATCCGGACACGGGGATCTTGTTCTTGTTTGCGATCTCTAGTCTTTCGGTTTATGGGATCATTCTTGCTGGTTGGTCCAGTAATAATAAATATTCTTTGATTGGTGGGATACGTGCCACGGCTCAGATGATTAGCTACGAATTGCCTCTCGGTCTGTCTGTGGCGGCTATCGTGATCTTGACCGGATCTCTAAAACTCACAGATATCAATGATGCGCAGATAGGCCTTTGGAATATTTTTAAACTTCCTGGCTTTATTGCATTTTCTGTTTTTGTTGTAGCAATGTTTGCTGAGACTAACAGACTTCCTTTCGATTTAGCGGAAGCAGAATCAGAACTAGTAGTAGGTTTTCATACAGAATATGGCGCGTTCAAGTTCGCGTTATTCTTCATTGCGGAATATATGAATATGATCACTATGAGTTGTGTGGTCACCATTCTATTTTTTGGTGGATATCACCTTCCTTTTGGTTTATTGAGCGGTTCTATTTGGCAGGCCTGGGCAGGACTTGGGTTTTTTACTCTTAAGGTTTTATTCTTCGCATTTTTATTTATGTGGGTAAGATGGACTCTGCCAAGATTCAGATACGATCAATTGATGACAATCGGTTGGAAAAAAATGATCCCTTGGGCAGTGGCAAATATAATAATCGCAAGCGTGTACGTTGGTTTGGACGGTTTCTGGAAATGGTAG
- a CDS encoding complex I subunit 4 family protein, which produces MPQYYLSILLFLPVLGIPFLFISKNEKWIRLWSSIVTFGVLAMTGPLFLEFLKGDSGLQFTHKIWNFLELQSGGLDYHIAVDGFSLLLVTMSALLFFLSALSAFSNVKHRIREFFILLLLVETGVIGVFLSVNLIQFYVFWEWMVLPFTLMVGIWGEKGRIKAAMKYLVFSFTGSVFMLASILVLYHYTHTFDLEELAVVSLNSIPANIKFWLFVGFSFAFAIKVPLFPFHTWMPDVHEEAPTVGSVDLAGILLKIGLFAYVRVAIPIFPQVFLEYRNLLTALAVAGIVYGALVALTQKNSKRLIAFSSLSHMGFCILGILTLTEEGVAGGMLQMVNHGFTSGLLFFILGFLHERTGTNELKDYSGLAKSAPFLAVAIGLAAFASAGLPGTNGFVGEFLVLIGTFKYSLIYGFLAGSAVIFAAGYMLYFAKHLLFGEPNALSSGLSPLNLREKFIISLVAGIIILTGIFPNILLEYLKPSARVVLNLTSNQALQERAFLEQEGNLRNTKKKFINYRTLGVEPPSYEDRISSGRGTGIPAKKTVSQEAEE; this is translated from the coding sequence GTGCCCCAGTATTATTTAAGCATTCTATTATTTCTTCCTGTTTTAGGGATCCCTTTCTTATTTATTTCTAAAAACGAAAAGTGGATCCGACTCTGGTCTTCGATAGTAACTTTTGGAGTTCTTGCGATGACCGGTCCTCTCTTTTTGGAATTCCTAAAAGGGGACAGCGGCTTACAATTCACTCATAAGATCTGGAACTTCTTGGAATTACAATCAGGAGGATTGGATTATCATATAGCAGTAGATGGATTCTCTTTATTGCTTGTGACGATGTCCGCACTTCTGTTCTTTCTTTCGGCTTTATCTGCTTTTTCTAATGTAAAGCATAGGATTCGAGAATTTTTTATACTTCTTCTTTTAGTAGAAACCGGAGTTATCGGGGTTTTTCTTTCTGTTAACCTGATCCAATTTTATGTTTTCTGGGAATGGATGGTTTTACCTTTCACTTTGATGGTTGGGATCTGGGGAGAAAAAGGAAGAATTAAGGCTGCAATGAAATATCTGGTATTCTCCTTTACCGGATCTGTTTTCATGCTCGCGAGTATTCTGGTTCTATATCATTACACTCATACATTCGATTTAGAAGAATTAGCAGTAGTTTCCCTGAATTCTATCCCTGCAAATATTAAATTTTGGTTATTTGTAGGATTTAGTTTTGCATTTGCGATCAAGGTCCCATTATTTCCTTTCCACACTTGGATGCCCGATGTTCACGAGGAAGCGCCTACTGTCGGTTCTGTAGACTTAGCTGGAATTCTATTAAAGATCGGATTATTCGCCTATGTAAGAGTTGCGATCCCGATTTTCCCTCAGGTATTTTTAGAATATCGTAACTTACTTACCGCCCTTGCTGTTGCTGGGATTGTTTACGGAGCCCTCGTGGCCTTAACTCAGAAAAACAGCAAACGTCTAATTGCATTCTCTTCTCTCTCTCATATGGGGTTCTGTATCTTGGGGATCTTAACGCTTACTGAAGAAGGTGTGGCAGGTGGAATGTTACAAATGGTGAATCATGGATTCACTTCAGGACTTCTCTTCTTTATATTAGGATTTTTGCATGAAAGAACCGGCACGAATGAATTAAAAGATTATTCCGGCCTTGCGAAATCTGCACCGTTCTTGGCAGTTGCGATTGGCCTGGCAGCGTTTGCGAGTGCTGGTCTTCCTGGCACGAACGGTTTCGTGGGAGAATTTTTAGTTCTAATCGGAACTTTTAAATATAGTCTTATTTATGGGTTCTTAGCAGGATCTGCAGTGATCTTTGCTGCTGGGTATATGTTATACTTTGCAAAACACTTATTATTCGGTGAACCAAATGCTTTATCTTCAGGTTTGTCCCCTTTAAATTTGAGGGAAAAATTTATAATCTCCTTAGTTGCAGGAATTATAATATTAACTGGAATTTTCCCTAATATTCTGCTCGAGTATTTGAAACCTAGTGCAAGAGTGGTATTGAACCTGACTTCTAATCAAGCATTGCAAGAAAGAGCCTTTTTGGAACAAGAAGGTAATTTGAGAAACACCAAGAAGAAATTTATAAATTATAGGACCTTGGGCGTCGAGCCTCCTAGTTACGAGGATAGGATCAGTTCTGGAAGAGGAACGGGGATCCCAGCTAAAAAGACAGTGTCCCAAGAGGCGGAAGAATGA
- the nuoF gene encoding NADH-quinone oxidoreductase subunit NuoF, with amino-acid sequence MAEMKILTKFIDDPRSNELEFYESVHGYDGMKKALSIAPEEIIEIVKKSGLRGRGGAGFPTGLKWSFIPKDIPKPKYLICNADEGEPGTFKDRKLIENLPHQIIEGMVIGAKAIGANKGFFYIRGEFNKGIDSMQKAIDEAYAKGYLGKNILGSGFDFDLVLYAGAGAYICGEETALINSLEGRRGHPRLKPPFPAVSGLYRCPTVVNNVETFSTVPHILDKGADWYSKIGTEKSPGTRLFSVSGHVKRPGVYEIELGTPLLELVNDLCGGMLDDVPLKAVIPGGSSVPILTAEECKTANMDFESMAAHKTMLGSGAVIVIGEGTDLVETTYRFARFYAHESCGQCTPCREGTHWVRDLLHKIREGEGTSADLDLILSLARNMEGGTTICPLSDACVGAVRPTILKFKHEFEARLKDKAGKEEQIPARTGV; translated from the coding sequence ATGGCAGAAATGAAAATCCTTACTAAATTTATAGATGATCCTCGTTCGAATGAATTAGAATTTTATGAATCAGTTCACGGCTATGACGGAATGAAAAAGGCTCTGTCAATTGCGCCGGAAGAAATTATAGAGATCGTCAAAAAATCAGGTTTGAGAGGAAGAGGAGGCGCTGGTTTCCCTACGGGACTTAAATGGTCCTTTATTCCAAAAGATATTCCAAAACCAAAATATCTTATCTGTAATGCGGACGAGGGAGAACCTGGAACATTCAAAGATCGTAAACTGATTGAGAACCTTCCCCACCAGATCATCGAGGGAATGGTGATCGGTGCTAAAGCGATCGGTGCAAACAAAGGATTTTTTTATATCCGCGGAGAGTTCAATAAAGGTATCGACTCCATGCAAAAGGCGATCGATGAAGCCTATGCAAAAGGGTATCTGGGAAAAAATATCCTAGGCAGCGGATTTGATTTTGATCTGGTATTATATGCAGGAGCAGGTGCTTATATCTGCGGAGAAGAAACTGCTCTCATCAATTCTTTGGAAGGTCGTAGGGGCCATCCAAGATTAAAACCTCCATTTCCTGCTGTTTCAGGTTTATATCGTTGTCCTACTGTGGTGAATAACGTGGAAACTTTTTCTACTGTTCCTCATATTTTGGACAAGGGCGCAGATTGGTATTCTAAGATAGGTACCGAAAAATCTCCAGGCACTCGTTTGTTCTCTGTTTCTGGTCATGTAAAAAGGCCTGGAGTGTACGAGATCGAACTTGGGACTCCTTTATTAGAATTAGTGAATGATCTTTGCGGCGGAATGCTGGACGATGTTCCGTTAAAAGCTGTGATCCCGGGGGGTTCTTCCGTTCCTATCCTGACAGCAGAAGAATGTAAAACCGCAAATATGGATTTCGAATCCATGGCGGCTCATAAGACAATGCTTGGTTCCGGAGCGGTGATCGTGATCGGAGAAGGTACTGACCTTGTAGAAACCACTTACAGATTTGCAAGATTTTACGCTCATGAGTCCTGCGGGCAATGTACTCCATGTAGAGAAGGTACTCATTGGGTAAGGGACCTGCTTCATAAGATCAGAGAAGGAGAAGGCACAAGTGCAGACTTGGATCTAATTCTTTCTTTGGCTAGAAATATGGAAGGCGGAACTACAATCTGTCCTTTATCCGACGCATGTGTGGGTGCAGTAAGGCCTACTATCTTAAAATTCAAACATGAATTCGAAGCCAGATTAAAAGACAAAGCAGGCAAAGAAGAACAAATTCCTGCTCGGACTGGAGTCTAA
- a CDS encoding NADH-quinone oxidoreductase subunit C, whose amino-acid sequence MKETIQSFLKDKFSHFISKEEEILTNLPTFFLKPEGIVPVLSALKTAPGIELNYLNDLTAIDWLGKKTPRFEVCYLLRSGNKSSTKVQFRVALEEDEQVPSIISIFKGANWPEREVYDLFGIRFAGHPRMDRLIMPDNFQGHPLRKDYPLEGFGQDYLVEDLLTIHLKEDMEA is encoded by the coding sequence ATGAAAGAAACAATCCAGAGTTTCCTAAAAGACAAATTCTCTCATTTTATTTCCAAGGAAGAAGAAATACTCACAAATCTTCCTACATTCTTCTTAAAGCCGGAAGGTATCGTCCCTGTTCTTTCCGCATTAAAAACAGCTCCAGGAATTGAACTGAATTATCTAAACGATCTGACAGCAATCGATTGGTTGGGTAAAAAAACTCCAAGATTCGAAGTCTGTTACCTTCTCCGCTCCGGAAACAAATCCTCTACAAAAGTGCAATTTCGCGTGGCTTTAGAAGAAGATGAGCAAGTTCCAAGTATTATAAGTATTTTTAAAGGTGCTAACTGGCCGGAAAGAGAAGTTTATGATCTATTCGGTATTCGTTTTGCAGGCCATCCTAGAATGGATCGTCTCATCATGCCTGATAATTTCCAAGGGCATCCATTAAGAAAAGATTATCCATTAGAAGGTTTTGGCCAAGACTATCTGGTAGAGGACCTTCTCACAATCCACTTAAAAGAAGATATGGAGGCTTAA
- the nuoE gene encoding complex I 24 kDa subunit family protein, whose amino-acid sequence MSYQFSSQSVARLDKLLEMFPDKRSVILPGLYLLQKEQGFVDREGMEALAEKIGSPISLAQVYGVATFYTLYNKKPVGKYHIQICGTSSCYMRGNDKLEKHLCSRLGIELGETTPDKKFTLEEVECLGACGYAPMVQINDAYYENLTFEKMDEILKDLT is encoded by the coding sequence ATGAGTTATCAATTTTCCTCCCAATCAGTTGCAAGATTAGACAAACTGTTGGAGATGTTCCCTGATAAAAGAAGTGTGATCCTTCCAGGGTTGTACCTCCTACAAAAAGAACAAGGGTTTGTAGACAGAGAAGGAATGGAAGCGCTTGCGGAAAAGATCGGCTCTCCTATTTCTCTTGCTCAAGTTTATGGAGTCGCCACTTTCTATACCTTATATAATAAAAAGCCCGTGGGTAAGTATCATATCCAGATCTGCGGAACTTCTTCTTGTTATATGAGAGGAAATGATAAACTCGAAAAACATCTTTGCTCTCGTTTAGGAATCGAATTGGGAGAAACTACTCCTGATAAAAAATTCACTTTGGAAGAAGTGGAATGTCTGGGCGCCTGCGGATACGCTCCAATGGTCCAGATCAACGATGCATATTATGAAAATCTAACGTTCGAAAAAATGGATGAGATCCTGAAGGATTTGACCTAA
- a CDS encoding NADH-quinone oxidoreductase subunit D, which yields MYEKTAEHFSLKQKKLPEGHLLVNLGPSHPSTHGILQNVIQLDGERVVDAESVIGYVHRSFEKLGERYTYNQFLVCTDRMNYVSTPLNNIGWILTVEKMLQIEVPDKVTYVRMIVSELSRVMDHIICNGILGVDLGAFSGMLHLFHHRENIYQVLEKLTGARLTTTFCRVGGLEKDIYPEFEKDVKTIIKGLRPAIEEFQSLLVNNRIFMDRTEGVGGISAEDAISYGYSGPNLRAAGVPWDIRKDDPYMFYDKVDFDIPVGEDGSVLHRTLVRMEEMRQSLRIVEQLINGLPTGAHHADIPHIYLPDKSKVYKNMEELIYHFKLIMHGIKVPKGEYYMATEAANGELGFYIVSEGEKSPWRVHVRRPCFWFYQSFPELVKGSLLADTVATMSSMNVIAGELDC from the coding sequence ATGTATGAAAAGACAGCGGAACATTTCAGCCTCAAACAGAAAAAACTCCCAGAAGGACATCTTCTTGTAAACCTAGGGCCTTCTCACCCTTCTACTCACGGGATCTTGCAGAATGTGATCCAGCTAGATGGAGAAAGGGTAGTGGATGCAGAATCTGTGATTGGTTATGTACATCGCAGTTTCGAAAAATTAGGAGAACGTTATACTTATAATCAGTTCTTAGTCTGCACCGACAGGATGAACTACGTATCCACTCCTTTGAATAATATTGGATGGATACTTACTGTCGAAAAAATGCTCCAGATAGAAGTTCCGGATAAGGTCACTTACGTTCGGATGATCGTCTCTGAACTTTCTCGTGTGATGGACCATATTATCTGCAATGGTATCTTGGGTGTGGATCTTGGTGCATTCTCTGGGATGTTACATTTATTCCATCATAGAGAGAATATCTATCAAGTCTTAGAAAAACTCACAGGTGCAAGACTTACCACTACATTCTGTAGAGTAGGTGGACTCGAAAAAGATATTTATCCCGAATTCGAAAAGGATGTGAAGACGATCATCAAGGGTCTTCGTCCTGCGATAGAAGAGTTCCAGTCATTACTCGTAAATAATAGAATTTTTATGGATAGAACGGAAGGTGTGGGAGGTATTTCTGCAGAAGATGCTATCTCTTACGGTTATTCCGGCCCTAACTTGAGAGCTGCAGGAGTTCCTTGGGATATTCGTAAGGACGATCCTTATATGTTCTATGATAAGGTGGACTTCGATATTCCTGTAGGAGAGGACGGTTCCGTTCTTCATAGGACGCTTGTACGTATGGAAGAGATGAGACAATCTCTTCGTATTGTAGAACAGCTGATCAACGGTCTTCCAACAGGCGCTCACCATGCGGACATTCCTCATATTTATCTTCCGGACAAGAGCAAGGTTTATAAGAATATGGAAGAGTTGATCTACCATTTCAAATTGATCATGCACGGTATCAAAGTTCCTAAGGGTGAATATTATATGGCAACCGAGGCCGCTAACGGTGAACTCGGATTTTATATCGTTTCCGAAGGGGAGAAGTCTCCTTGGAGAGTACATGTTCGCAGGCCATGTTTCTGGTTTTATCAATCTTTCCCTGAATTAGTAAAAGGTTCACTTCTTGCGGATACGGTCGCTACTATGAGTTCTATGAATGTGATCGCAGGGGAGTTGGACTGCTGA
- a CDS encoding NADH-quinone oxidoreductase subunit N: protein MNLIPNSNDLISILPILVLSGGGILLLGLQFFFQGFEFRIVRFTSGLVLIAAFLALFISQSNPGIGSYFSGHYEISTIGFWFGALYLIAAFCTVLASPRVLEQHNMEFPEFYPLLLFSVVGMFLMTSGTDTVTIFVGLELMSVCLYVLVGMARSDVYSLEASLKYFLLGSFSTGFFLFGMAFLFGGSGTTHLQDSLKPLLSSGFDSNFTKIGLLLLLTGISFKIALFPYHSWTPDAYEGALTPVTGFMATASKSASMGLLLVVFSKLPGSVSGREWTWIMGILALMSMTYGNFVALKQTSLKRVLAYSSIAHAGYVVAGISLGGKEEALFYLIIYSFMSLGAFAILSFLEEGNRHVTYESIGGLAKSRPWTSFALFIFFLSLAGIPPLGGFWAKLFLFQKITEGTDQISRWLLIGGIANSALALYYYVKVGIFTYMNSEDGEISKLDSPKASYGVIFVSAISLAAVLVGWYFIQPKDLNNLKFANKSAELQK, encoded by the coding sequence ATGAATTTAATTCCAAATTCCAACGATCTAATTTCTATACTTCCTATTCTGGTACTTTCCGGAGGAGGGATATTGTTACTTGGATTGCAGTTCTTTTTCCAAGGATTTGAATTTAGGATCGTAAGATTTACCTCCGGACTGGTATTGATTGCTGCGTTCTTAGCATTGTTTATTTCTCAGTCAAACCCGGGAATTGGATCTTATTTTTCAGGACACTATGAGATTTCTACGATTGGGTTCTGGTTTGGAGCATTATATTTAATTGCCGCATTCTGCACTGTTCTTGCTTCTCCAAGAGTATTAGAACAACATAATATGGAATTTCCGGAGTTCTATCCTCTTCTTCTTTTCTCAGTAGTCGGGATGTTCCTGATGACTTCCGGAACAGACACCGTTACGATCTTTGTTGGATTGGAATTAATGTCAGTGTGTTTGTATGTTCTGGTTGGAATGGCAAGAAGTGATGTTTATTCTTTAGAAGCTAGCTTGAAGTATTTCCTTTTAGGAAGTTTTTCTACAGGGTTTTTCTTATTTGGAATGGCGTTCCTATTCGGAGGATCAGGCACTACACATTTGCAAGATTCTTTAAAACCTTTGCTTAGTTCAGGATTTGATTCCAATTTTACGAAAATCGGATTATTACTTCTATTAACTGGGATTTCGTTTAAGATCGCGTTATTCCCTTATCATTCATGGACACCTGACGCATATGAAGGTGCATTAACTCCAGTCACAGGATTTATGGCTACTGCCTCTAAGTCCGCTTCCATGGGACTATTACTAGTTGTTTTTTCAAAACTTCCTGGTTCCGTTTCTGGAAGAGAATGGACCTGGATCATGGGAATTTTAGCTCTGATGTCCATGACTTACGGGAATTTTGTGGCTTTAAAACAGACAAGTTTGAAGAGAGTTTTGGCATATTCTTCTATTGCTCATGCAGGTTACGTAGTCGCAGGAATTTCTTTGGGTGGAAAAGAAGAAGCTTTATTCTATCTGATCATATATTCTTTTATGAGCCTGGGAGCATTTGCTATTCTTTCTTTCTTGGAAGAAGGCAATCGTCATGTAACGTATGAATCTATTGGCGGACTCGCAAAGTCCAGGCCTTGGACTAGTTTTGCATTATTCATTTTTTTCCTATCTTTAGCAGGGATTCCTCCTTTAGGAGGCTTCTGGGCAAAATTATTCCTATTCCAAAAGATTACAGAAGGAACGGATCAAATCTCAAGATGGTTACTCATCGGTGGGATCGCAAACTCAGCACTAGCGTTATACTATTATGTGAAGGTTGGAATATTTACATATATGAACTCTGAAGATGGAGAAATATCTAAATTAGATTCTCCTAAAGCAAGTTACGGAGTGATATTCGTATCTGCAATTTCTTTGGCGGCGGTTTTAGTAGGTTGGTATTTTATCCAACCTAAAGATTTGAATAATTTAAAATTCGCAAACAAATCCGCTGAATTACAAAAGTAA